GACGCAGATGGACGAGGCGACCCAGCAGAATGCCGCGCTGGTCGAACAGGCCGCGGCTGCCGCGGCGTCGCTGGAGGAGCAGGCGGCTGCGCTTGACGGCGCGGTTGCGGTGTTCCGAATGACCGAACCGCTGAATTCTCCGAGCGAGCAGACCGGCAGGCGGACTGTGGCGGTTTCCGGACTTTCGACCGCTTGCGCATGACGATGCCCGCGTCATCGATGCGACCTGCTACCGGCAAAGCCAGGGCAGCGCAACCTGTGAGGTGATTGAAGGTCCAAGCGGAAGAGAGTGCTGTGCCAGGAGGTGCGAAATGGACACTCGATCGATGCTGCGCGCGGTTGCGGCCGTTTTGCTCGGAGGAATGGTTCTCTTTGGCATCGGCGGTTGCGACGCGTTGAGCGGGCCGCCCGCGCTGGAATGGCCGGGTCCACACGCACCGTATCCCTTCCCTGACGATGTTCCGCATCGAACGTCGTGATTCCAGCGACGCCCTCAGGAAGTGAACGCGTTCCTTCGACAGCGACTGGCGTGGTCAAGTTTGCGGAGATAGACGCGGCCACGTGACATCACATCGGTATCCTGATCAAAATTCTTTCGCTGAAGCTTCATTCCCCCTCCGGCAGTATCGCGTTGCGATGCGGTGCTTCAGCGCTTCGCAACGGGCTGAAATCTCGGCCTCATTCTCTGCGCGAATTCTGAACTCTCAGATCGGGCCGATTGCCTGGCCGATCACTCAACCCGGCGACATAAAAAAGTGCATTGAATCAACGATTTGCATTGTGATCGCTCGGGGTCGCATTTTGGCACGGTGTTTGCTCAATTCCACCCTTCTAACACCCAGCTCGTAACGGCCGCAGTCCCACGACGCGCCGGACACCGTATCGAAACGCGATGGCGCTACAAGAGCCCGCCGCGCCAAATCAAGGAGACATGCTTTGTCGACAACTTCACACTCGTCGGACCATTCACGGCCGGCCCCCGCGCAGCGAACCGAAAACGCCACCCGATTCTGGCCCGAAGGCTGGTGGAAGCTGATGGAATATAGAATCGGCATCATCCCGTTGCCGGTCTATTTCATTCTTCTCGCGTTGATCACCGGGTTTGCGGTGACGGGCAAGATCCCGGGCGAGATTTCAATGGCGATCGCCGTGCTCGCGTTCTTCGGCTTCACCTGCGCCGAGCTGGGCAAGCGTCTGCCGCTTCTGCGCAATGTCGGCGCGGCTGCGATCTGCGCGACGTTCGTGCCTTCCGCTCTCACTTACTATCATCTGTTGCCAAAGCCGATTCTCGGCCTCACGACCGAGTTCACGAAGTCGACCAACTTCCTTTATCTGTTCATCGCGTCGATCATCGTCGGCAGCATTCTCAGCATGGACCGGCGCGTGCTGATCAAGGGCTTCCTCAAGATCTTCGTGCCGCTCGCACTGGGCTCGATGGCCGCATGCATCGTTGGAATTGCAGTCGGCTCGGCATTCGGACTCGGCGTTCGCCATACGCTGCTGTACATCGTCGTGCCGATCATGGCAGGGGGTGTCGGTGAAGGCGCTATTCCGCTGTCGGTTGGCTATTCGGAAATCATGCATCTGCCGCAGGGCGATCTGTTTGCCCAGGTGTTGCCGCCCGTGATGCTCGGCAGCCTCACCGCCATTGTTTTCTCCGGCGCGCTGGACATGCTCGGTAAGCGATTTCCCCATCTCACCGGCGAGGGGCGCCTGCAAGTGGGCGAGACGGACGAAATGGACCCCGTCCAGGAGGAGATTCGCGGCCATGTTGACGTGACGCATATCGCAGCAGCCGGTATCACGGCGATCACGCTTTACCTGCTCGGCTTGATGTGCCGCAATCTCTTCGGTGTGCCCGCACCGGTCGCCATGCTGTTTCTCGCGGTGCTGGTCAAACTGGCGCGCGCGGTCTCGCCGCCATTGCAGGAGGGCGCGTTCGTCGTCTACAAGTTCTTTTCGACCGCTGTGACGTATCCGCTGCTGTTCGCGATCGGCGTCGCGATGACGCCGTGGGACAAGTTGATCGCTGCATTCACGCTGGCCAACATCGTGACGATCGTCGCGACGGTGGCGACGCTGATGGGCACCGGCTTTCTGGTTGCTCGCAAGCTAAAGATGTACCCTATCGACACAGCGATCGTGAATGCATGTCACAGCGGCCAGGGCGGCACCGGCGACGTCGCGATCCTGACGGCGGCGAACCGGATGCAACTGATGCCCTTCGCGCAGATCGCCACGCGCATCGGCGGCGCCATCGTCGTCACGCTGACGCTGATCGTGCTCGCGCATATCGGATGACGGCTCGCGATTCGGTGCGGCGCAATGGCCGCGCAGCGCAAGCTGCCGGCTCTTCAGCTGGGGTGCGGGACTCACGCGCTCCGGTTCGTCGGGCATCGGAGATTCGCGAGGTTGAACATCAAGTGAGAATAAGAGGCATACCGCTGTGGGGATGGGCGGTCGCGGCTCTGCTGTATGTCGGCGTGGCTGCAGCGACGGCTCACTTCGCGTGGAATCGCGCAATCGATGAACTCACCGAGGCTGGCGCGCATCAGCTCGATCTGTACGGCGCGAGCCTGAAAAGCGAGCTGGGGCGCTTCGAGATGATGCCCGCCATCGTCGCCCGCCAGGACAGCGTCCGCGCGCTGCTTAACGCTGGGCCGCGCGCCGCGCCGGAACTCGTGCACACGGTCAATACTTATCTCGAAGCGGTGAATCAGGAGGCCGGGAGCGTGGCCGTGGACGTCATCGACCTGCAGGGTTCCGTGATTGCCGCGAGCAACTGGAATCAGGCAGTCAGCTTTGTCGGCACCAACGTCTCGTACCGGCCTTACTTCAAGGACGCCCTCGCGTACGGCGCCGGTCGTTTCTTCGGCATCGGCACTAACACGGGCATCCCTGGGCTGTATTTCGCAAGCGCCGTGCGCGAGGCCGGCAAGCCAATCGGCGCCGCGGCAGTCAAGGTCAGTGTCGACGAACTCGAATCGGCGTGGCGAAGACCGGGCGAGGCCGCGATGGTGATCGACGGCAACGGCGTGATCGTCATCTCGACGGTGCCGGAATGGAAATTCACCGCGTTGCGGCCCATCACCGCGCAGCAGCAACGCGAGATTCAGGCTTCGCGGCAATACGCGGGCCGCAGTGTCGAGGCACTTCGATACCGTCGCGTGGGCGACTGGGGAACGACGGCCTGGTTCGGGCGCTTTCCGGACCCGCGCGGTTCCGGACATACAACGCCTTATCTCGTGATGTCGCGGCCGGCCCCGCAGGCGGGTGATTCGATCATGGTGCTGCTCGACGTCGCCGGCGCGCGCCGTCAACAGCAGCTCGCGCTCGGCTTCGTGACCGGCGGTTTCCTGATCGCCGGGCTCTACGTCCTGTACGCAATGCAGCGGCGCCGGACGATCGCGGAAAAACTCAAGGCGCAGGACGCGTTGCGCCGCGCCAATGACGACCTGGAGATGACAGTCGCGCAACGGACGGCGGCGCTGACGATCGCGAACGAACGCATGCAGCAGGAGATCGCCGAGCGCAAACGAACCGAGCAGCGCCTGCGCGAATCGCAGCAGGAGGTCGTGCATGCGGGCAAGCTGGCCGTGCTTGGGCAGATGGCAGCGGGCCTCACGCACGAGTTGAGTCAGCCGCTCGTCGCGATCCGCACGCTCTGCGACAACGCCCGCACATTTTTCGAACGGAATCAGCCGGCGCCCGCGATGGCCAATCTCGAGCGCATTTCGCGGCTCGTCGACAGCATGGCCGTGCTGACCGGAGAGCTGAAGGCTTTTGCGCGCAAGCCGGTGGTCGAGCGTGTCGCGGTGTCGCTCAATGAAGCCGTGGCGCACGCGGGGCTCATCTACGAAGCGCGGATCCGCGACGAAGCGGTGCAGCTCGACGTGAAGATCCCGCTTGGTACGACCGTGTGCGCGGAAGCGAGCCAGTTGCAGCAGGTGATCGTCAATCTGCTCGGCAATGCGCTCGATGCGGTGCGCAACCAGGACAAGCGTGTCATCACGCTCGAAGCAGTGAAGTCGGGCGAGGAGGGCCGTGTGCTCTTCTCGATTGCCGACAGCGGCACGGGCATTGCGCAGGAAGTGCTCGATCACCTGTTCGAACCGTTCGTCACGACCAAGCCGCGAGGCCACGGCCTGGGGCTGGGTCTCGCGATTACGTCGCGCATCGTCGAAGCGTTCGGCGCGAAGATCTGCGCCGCCAATCGTGAGGAAGGCGGCGCGCAGTTCAGTATCGAATTTGCATCGGTGACGTCGCAGCAGCAAACGTCTTGCATGGGACCAGAGTCGGAGACACCACATGGGAGATGAGATTCGAGTCCTCGTCGTCGAGGACGATGAGAACGTCCGGTTCGGCGTCCAACAGGCCGTCGAACTCGCGGGATTGAGCGTAAACGCTTACGAGTCGGCGGCGGACGCGCTCACCGAAGTCGCCCCCGGTGCGCCGCTCGTGATCGTATCGGACCTGAGGATGCCGGGGATCGACGGCATGCAACTGCTCGATAAAGTGATGGCGATCGACGCGCAGATCCCCGTCGTTCTGATCAGCGGGCATGCGGACATATCGACGGCAGTGGGTGCGATGCAGGTCGGCGCCTACGACTTTATCGAAAAGCCGTTCTCGTCCGACCATATCGCACGCAGGGTGGCCCGCGCCGTCGAGAAGCGCCGCCTGACTCTCGAAGTGCAAGGCTTGCGAGCCGTACTCGACAACTGGCAGGGCATCGAAGCATTGGTTCTCGGCAAGTCGCAGGCGATGGCCGAAGTGCGCAAGAAGATCCTGCGTCTCGCCGATACTTCAGTATCGGTGCTGATCACCGGCGAGACGGGCACGGGCAAGGAGTTGATCGCGCGTAGCCTGCACGACTTCGGCGGCAGGCGTGACAAGCATTTCGTCGCGCTCAACTGCGGCGGCTTGCCGGAACAGATCTTCGAGAGCGAGTTGTTCGGCCATGAAGCCGGAGCATTCACCGGCGCGATCAGGAAGCGCATCGGCAAGATCGAATGGGCCCATGGCGGGACGCTCTTTCTCGACGAAATCGAAACCATGCCGGTGTCGTTGCAGATCAAGATGCTGCGGGTGCTTCAGGAACGCACGGTCGAGCGTCTGGGTGCAAACGAGTCGATCCCGGTCGATTGCAGGATCGTTGCGGCGTCGAAGGCGGATCTTCTTGCGCTTTCGACAGAGGGACTCTTTCGCTCCGACCTGCTTTATCGTTTGAATGTCGCGCAGATCGAGCTGCCGCCTTTGCGGGAACGTCGCGAAGACGTGCCTTTGCTGTTCGAGCATTTCGTGCTCGCAGCCGCGCGCCGGTTTGGACAGCCCGCGCCCATCGTGTCCGCCTCGCAGCTCTCAGAACTGATGACGCACCCGTGGCGCGGCAACGTGCGCGAATTGCAGAACGTCGCGGACCGCTTCGTGCTCGGCCTGACCGGCGACAGCCTGTTGGCGCCGGGCGGCAACGCGAGCAAAGGCGGAACCCTTGCCGAGCAGCTCGCTTACTTCGAGCGGATGCTGATCGAAGACATGCTGCGGCGTCATAACGGCAATGTCGCACAAGCCAGCGTCGAACTGGGCACGCCGAAGAAGACGCTCTATCACAAGCTTCGCCAGCTCAGGATTGCAGCTCGTGACGTGCCGGGCGAAGAGAGCGAAGTCGACAGGCAATCACCAGGAGGCGAGTAGCGCAAGCATGGATCGGATACAGCTGACAACACATGAACCTATCGAGGGTTACCTGATCAAGGGCATGACGCACGCACAAAAGACGTTCCGGCCGGGCGACTGGCCCGAGCGTCTGACCGGTGTCATCACGCTGTTCGTCGGTGAACGGCGGCCCGGCATTCATATCGCCTGCACGCGCCTCGCGATGCCTGTGGTCGACTCCGGGCTCAAATGCCTTTTCGTTTCGGACGACTTGCGGTCCATCTGCCCCGATGCATTCGAGTTTGTGATGCGATTTGCGAAGGACAACGATTTGCCGGTCGACGTCCGTCGCGCGCAAGAGCCTCCACCCAGCGATGCCTCGTCCCCATCGCCTGGAGATAGTGCTGATGCACCAGCGCTGTGCGTCTGCGCGTCAAAACAAGTCGTCCCGGCGGAGATAGACACCGCGTAGTACGGCGGTCTTTGCCCCGGAAAGGCCGCAAACTCAATATTCGTCCTGCATGGCATGGCCTTTGCATATTGCTGATGCAAAGGATCAAAGGCGATCCCTCCTCATTGCAGTTCATAGCAGCACCCTGACAACGAGCTTTGGACAACGGCGTCCCCTGGAACCAGTCATCCGACCGGTTCTGCGGGACGCTTTTTTTGTTTGTGGAACGACGATGGCCAACAAAGCAATCCGGATAGACCTTTTCAGTCTGCGCACGCCCCCGATGCGCGCCTTCCACCTGACGTGGATGGCGTTCTTCGTCTGCTTCTTCGCGTGGTTCGCGTGTGCGCCGTTGATGCCGGTCATCAAGCGCGAGTTCGGGCTGTCCGCCGACCAGGTCGCCAACATCAATATCGCCGCGGTCGCCGTCACGATCCTGGTGCGCCTAGTGATCGGTCCGATGTGCGACCGCTATGGGCCGCGCAAGGTCTATTCCGCTCTGCTGGTGGCGGGCGCGTTTCCCGTGCTCGGCGCCGCGCTGTCCACCGGCTATGAAAGCTTCCTGTTGTGCCGCCTGCTCATCGGCGCGGTGGGCGCCTGCTTCGTCATCAGCCAGTACCACACCTCGATGATGTTCGCGCCGAATGTCGTTGGCACCGCCAACGCGGCGACGGCAGGGTGGGGCAATACCGGAGCCGGCGCCGCGCAGGCGCTCGTGCCGCTGCTGCTGGCGGCGGCCATCATGCTCGGCATAGAACAGTCGTCAGCGTGGCGCCTCGCGCTGCTTGTTCCGGCGCTCGCGATGCCGGTCATGGCCGCGTTCTACTGGCGCTTCACGCAGGACTGCCCGCAAGGCAACTTCGCAGCACTGCGCGCGCGCGGCATCGTCATCGACGGCGGCAAGAAGGGCGGCTGGGCGAGCTTTCGCGCGGCCTGCGCGAACTATCGCGTGTGGATGCTGTTCATCACGTACGCGGCGTGCTTCGGCGTCGAGGTATTTTTTCACAACATCGCCGCGATCTATTACGTCGACCATTTCCACCTGTCGCTGAAGGCGGCGGGCCTCGCCGCCGGCAGCTTCGGGCTGCTCGCACTGTTCGCCCGCGCGTTGGGCGGCTGGCTGTCGGACCAGACGGCTGCGCGTCGGGGCCTCGGCGTCCGCACGACCCTGCTATGCGCGCTGATGGTCGGCGAAGGTCTCGGCCTCGTGTGCTTTGCGCACACGAACAGCATTGCCTCGGGCCTGCTCGCCATGCTGGTTTTTGGCCTGTTCACCCACATGGCCTGCGGCGCGACCTACGCGCTGGTCCCGTTCATCGACCGTAAGGCGTTGGGTGGTGTGGCCGGCATCATCGGCGCCGGCGGCAATGTCGGCGCGGTCGCTGCGGGCTTTCTGATGAAGGGCGTCGGCAGTATCCAGCAGACACTCGCGATGCTCGGCGTGCTTGTCACGCTGTCCGCTCTGTGCGCGCTGGCGGTGCGCTTCAGCGGCGAGCACAAGGCGCGCGAAGCGGCGCTGCGCGAGCGCGCGCTGGCCGCCGCCAGTAGCCAAGGCGTGACGAATTGATGGGCGCTTTTTCGTGCTCGCGCGGATGCCTGGCGGCGGACGCGCGTCGTCTGTGAAAGCAGGGCACTCAAGGACAGGCTGCACGGAGAAGGTGCTGCGCCGCACCATCATCGCGCTCTGCTGCATCAGAATGCATCAAGGCGCGTTGAGCGCAAGCGCGGTGCAAAACGCCGTTTAGCCGTGCGGGGCGCGCCACGGCAGCGGGCTTGTCCTCCTATGGCATGGTGCTTGCGTGAAAGATGCTGCGGATCAACGGCGGTCCGGCCAGCATGCAGCAAAAAGTCTCTCTTTAGATCACTGGTTTTTGGACAACGGCGTCCCCCGAATTCAGTCGCACTTGCGATTGCATCCGCGGGACGCCTTTTTATTTGCCGGACAAATCATGCCGCGAACCGCGTTGGAAATGGATGAAACTCCCGTCACGAACGTTGTCGTGATTGGCCACGGGATGGTGGGTCACAAGCTTCTCGAATGTCTGGTCGACGACTCGCGCGCCGCGCTGCACATCACGGTGCTGTGCGAAGAACCGCGTCCCGCTTACGACCGCGTGCACCTGTCCGAGTTCTTTTCCGGCAAGTCCGCGGATGACCTGTCGCTCGTCAAGCCGGGCTTCTTCGAGCGTGAGAACGTGCTGCTCAGGCTCGACACGAAGGCGGTCTCGATCGACCGGGAAGCCCACACGGTGAGCCTCTCGACCGGCGAGACGCTGTCTTACGACAAACTCGTCCTCGCCACCGGTTCCTCGCCGTTCGTTCCGCCGATGGCAGGCAGCGATCGTCAGGACTGCTTTGTCTATCGCACCATCGAAGATCTCGAAGCGATGCAGGCATGCGGCGCGCGGGCGAAGTCGGGGGTCGTGGTGGGCGGCGGCCTGCTCGGCCTCGAGTGCGCGAAGGCGCTGCACGACATGGGACTGGCTGCGCATGTCGTCGAGTTTGCGCCGCGTCTGATGGCAGTGCAGGTCGATGAAGGCGGCGGACAGATGCTGCGCGGCAAGATCGAGGAACTGGGCGTGCAGGTCCACACCGGCAAGCATACGCTCGCGATCGTCGACGGCGAGTCGGGCACGCACCGCATGCAGTTCGCCGACGGCACGCATCTCGACACCGACATGATCGTGTTCTCCGCCGGCATCCGTCCGCGCGACGAGATCGCGCGCGCATGCGGCCTCGAACTGGGTCCGCGCGGGGGCATCGCGATCGATGCGAGCTGCCGCACCAGCGATCCCGACATCTACGCGATCGGCGAATGTGCTGCGTGGAACGGCATGGTGTACGGGCTCGTCGCGCCAGGTTATGACATGGCGCGCGTGGCGGCGAAGCATCTGCTCGGCGACGACGCGGGCTTCGCCGGCGCGGACATGAGCACCAAGCTCAAGCTGATGGGCGTGGACGTCGCCAGCATCGGCGATGCGCACGGCAGGACGCCGGGCAGCCGCTCGTACCAGTTCAGCGACGAACGCAAACAGGTCTACAAGAAGCTGGTGGTGTCCGAGTGCGGCAAGCAGCTTCTCGGTGCCGTGATGGTGGGCGACGCGACCGAATACGGCACGCTGCTGCAGATGATGCTCAACAGCATCGAGCTGCCCGAAGCACCGGAATTCCTGATCCTGCCGCAAAGCGACGGCAACGCCAGGCCCGGACTCGGCGTCGACGCGCTGCCCGAGGCCGCGCAGATCTGCTCGTGCAACAACGTTTCCAAAGGCGAAATCTGCGCCGCCGTGTGCGCGGGCGCGACCGACATCGGCGCGCTCAAGTGCGCGACCACCGCCGGCACGTCGTGCGGCGGCTGCGTGCCGCTCGTCACGCAGGTGATGAAGGCCGAGATGAAGAAGCAGGGTCTCGCGGTCAACAACCACCTGTGCGAGCACTTCCCGTACTCGCGGCAGGAGCTGTATCACATCGTGCGCGTCGAGCGCGTGAAGACCTTTGGCGAGTTGCTGGCGAAGCATGGCCATGGTCTCGGCTGCGACATCTGCAAGCCGGCGGTGGCCGGCATCCTGGCTTCGTGCTGGAACGAGTTCGTGCTGAAGAAGGAACACGCGAGCCTGCAGGACTCGAACGACTACTACCTCGCGAACATCCAGCGTGACGGCACGTATTCGGTGGTGCCGCGCATGCCGGGCGGCGAAGTCACGCCCGAAGGTCTGATCGCCGTCGGCCAGGTCGCGAAGAAATACGGCCTCTATACGAAGATCACCGGGGGCCAGCGGGTCGATCTGTTCGGCGCGCGCGTCGATCAACTGCCGCTGATCTGGGAAGAGCTGATCGCCGCCGGTTTCGAATCGGGTCACGCGTACGGCAAGTCGCTGCGCACGGTGAAGTCGTGCGTCGGCTCGACGTGGTGCCGCTACGGCGTCGGCGATTCGGTGGGGCTCGCCGTTGCGATGGAAAACCGCTACAAGGGCTTGCGCTCGCCGCACAAGCTCAAGTTCGGCGTGTCGGGCTGCACCCGCGAATGCGCGGAAGCGCAGGGCAAGGACGTCGGCATCATCGCCACCGAGAAGGGCTGGAACCTCTACGTGTGCGGCAACGGCGGCATGAAGCCGCGTCACGCCGAACTGCTCGCGTCGGATTTGGACCGCGAGACGCTGGTGCGCTACATCGACCGCTTCCTGATGTTCTACGTGCGTACCGCCGACCGTCTGCAACGCACCAGCGTGTGGCGCGACAACCTCGAAGGCGGCCTCGACTACCTGATCGACGTCGTCGTGCACGACAAGCTGGGACTTGCTGTGGAGCTGGAAGCGGAAATGCAGCACGTGATCGACACCTACGAGTGCGAGTGGAAGAGGGCGGTGACCGATCCCGAGACGCGCAAGCGCTTCCGTCATTTCGTCAACAGCGACAAGCTCGACGAGAACGTGAGCTTCGTCGAGGAGCGTGGCCAGATTCGCCCCGCGACGCCGCAAGAGCGGCAAGCGAGGCAGATCCCGATCCCCGTAGTCGTCGAAACCGCCTGACCCTTCACCACAACCTGATGTGAGGAACCCAGCATGAGCAACGATCAGACTTCACAATCCTGGATGCCCGTGTGCGCGCTCGACGACATCGTTCCGAATACCGGTGTCTGCGCGCTGGTGAATGGCGAGCAGGTTGCGGTTTTTCATGTCGCGCACGGTGATGGCGGCGTGTTCGCGATCGACAACTTCGATCCTGGTTCGCACGCGGCAGTTCTGTCGCGCGGACTGATCGGCAGCCTCGGCGAGCGCATCGTGGTGGCCTCGCCGATCTACAAGCATCATTTCGATCTGCGCACCGGCGAATGCCTGGAGGTGCCCGAGCATTCCGTCAGCGCGTACCGGGTGCGCGTCGAGAGTGGCAAGGTGTGGGTCGCGGCATGAGGCACGAAGTCGATGCGCTGATCTCGGCAGGCGCCTCGTTGGCCGCGCCTGGCCGCCCGCGCCTCGTGGTGGTCGGCAACGGCATGGCCGGCATGCGCACTGTCGAGGAACTGCTCAAGCTCGCGCCGGACCTGTATGACATCACCGTATTCGGCGCCGAACCATACGGCAACTACAACCGCATCCTGCTCTCGCCGGTGCTTGCGGGCGAGAAGAGTGTCGACGACATCATCCTCAACGCGCGTGACTGGTATCGGGAGAACGGCATCCGGCTGTATGCCGGCGACCCGGTGGTGTCGATCGATCGCCGGCGCCGCATCGTGCGCTCGCAAGGCGGCATCGAGGTGGGCTACGACCGGCTCCTTATTGCGACCGGCTCGAAGCCTTTCCTGGTTCCGGTGCCGGGTCACCAACTGCCGGGTGTGATCGCGTTTCGTGACATCCAGGATGTCGAAACGATGCTCGCCGCCGCACGCAGCCACCGTTACGCAGTGGTGATCGGCGGTGGCCTGCTCGGACTGGAGGCGGCGAACGGGTTGATGCGCCAGGGCATGTCGGTGACGGTCGTGCATGTGATGGACAGCCTGATGGAGCGCCAGCTCGACAGGAGCGCGTCGGTCCTGCTGCAGCAGGCGCTGGAGAAGAAGGGCCTGCGTTTCCTGCTGAAGGCCACTACCGCTGAAATCGTCGGACCGGATCGCGTCACCGCGGTGCGTTTCGATGATGGCTCGGAGATTCCCGCGGACCTGGTTGTGATGACGGCCGGCGTGCGCCCGAATATCGAACTCGCGAAACAGGCCGGCCTGCACTGCGAACGTGCAATCGTCGTCGACGATACGCTGCAGACCTACGATCCGCGTGTCTACGCCGTCGGCGAGTGCGTGCAGCACCGCACGGCAACCTTCGGCCTCGTCGCGCCGATCTGGGACCAGGCGCGCGTGTGCGGCGCGCATCTCGCCGGCGCGGGCCATCGCCGTTATGTGCAGCGCGCGACCGCGACCAAGCTGAAAGTCACCGGCGTCGACCTGTATTCCGCCGGCGACTTCATCGGCGGCCCGGACAGTGAAGACCTGGTGCTGCGCGATCCGCGGCGCGGCGTCTACAAGCGCCTCGTGATCGAGGATAACCGGGTGGTCGGCGCGGTCCTCTATGGCGACGTCAAGGAGGGCGCGTGGTATTTCGAACTGATCCAGAACCGCATCGACATCTCTTCGCTGCGCAGCCAGCTGCTGTTCGGCAAAGCCCTCTGCGAGATGCAGCCCGCCTGAACGAGAGGCCGCTTGAAGCGGAATCCAACGTGAGTTTCCCCATCGCTATTTCCAGCGCGCCTGACGGCAGCCGTGACGCTGTCAGGACCACCTGTCCATACTGCGGCGTCGGTTGCGGCGTGCGCGCGAGCGCGCGCCCGGATGGCCGGCATGAAATCGCCGGTGACGAACTGCACCCGGCGAACTTCGGCCGCTTGTGCGTGAAAGGCTCGGCGCTCGGCGAAACGATCGGACTCGACGGACGGCTTCTCTATCCGAAGCTGCGCGAACCCGCGAGCGGTGCATTGCGAGATGTGTCATGGAGTGATGCGCTCGACACTGTTGCCGGTGGCTTTCGCCGGATCATCGATCAGCACGGACCGGATGCCGTCGCGCTTTACGTATCGGGACAGTTGCTGACCGAGGACTACTACGTCGCCAACAAACTGATGAAGGGCTATGTCGGCAGCGCGAATATCGACACCAATTCGCGTCTGTGCATGTCGTCGTCCGTCGCAGGACATAAGCGGGCCTTTGGCGAAGATCTCGTGCCGGTGTGCTACGAGGATCTCGAACTGGCGGATCTGGTCGTGCTGGTCGGTTCGAATACGGCGTGGTGCCATCCGATCCTGTTCCAGCGCATCGTCAAGATCAAGGAAGCGCGGCCCGATATGAAGGTGGTCGTGATCGATCCGCGCTACACCGCGACTTGCGAAATGGCCGACTTGCATCTGCCGCTGAGCGCGGGCACCGACGTCCGGCTGTTCAACGGCTTGCTCAGCTTTCTCGCGGAACATGGCGCGACGGACGAGCAGTTCGTCGGTGCGCATACGACTGGCTTTCCGGAGGCGCTAGGCGCCGCTTCAGCCGGCGCGCCAGGCGGGTTCGATCTCGCGCAATGCGCCAGGGCCTGCAAGGTCGATCCGCACGATCTCCTCGAGTTCTATCGCCTGTTCGCGCGCACCGAGCGCGTGGTGACGGTGTACTCGCAGGGCGTGAACCAGTCGACCTCCGGCACGGACAAGGTCAACAGCATCATCAATTGCCATCTGCTGACCGGCCGGATCGGCAAACCGGGGATGGGGCCGTTCTCGTTCACCGGCCAGCCGAATGCGATGGGTGGGCGCGAGGTCGGCGGTCTCGCGAACACGCTAGCTGCGCATCTCGAACTCGACCAGCCGGAGCATCGCGAACTGGTGCAGCAATTCTGGGGCGCGCCTGTCATTGCGTCGCGGCCGGGGCTCAAGGCCGTCGAGTTGTTCGAGGCAATCGAGCAAGGCCGCATCAAGGCGGTCTGGATCATGGGCACGAACCCGGTGGTGAGCCTGCCCGACGGCGATCAGGCGAAGCGCGCGCTCACGCGCTGCGAACTCGTCGTCTGCTCCGACATCGTGGAGCACACGGATACCAATGCGTTTGCCCACGTCCTGCTGCCGGCGCTCGGCTGGGGAGAAAAGGACGGCACCGTCACCAATTCCGAGCGCAGGATTTCGCGGCAGCGCGCGTTCCTGCCGGCGCCCGGCGAAGCACGCGCTGACTGGCGGATCATCTGCGACGTTGCGCAACGAATGGGCTATGCGGGCTTCGAGTTCGCCAGCCAGCAGGAGATTTTCGATGAGCACGCGC
The genomic region above belongs to Paraburkholderia sp. HP33-1 and contains:
- a CDS encoding molybdopterin-dependent oxidoreductase, with the protein product MSFPIAISSAPDGSRDAVRTTCPYCGVGCGVRASARPDGRHEIAGDELHPANFGRLCVKGSALGETIGLDGRLLYPKLREPASGALRDVSWSDALDTVAGGFRRIIDQHGPDAVALYVSGQLLTEDYYVANKLMKGYVGSANIDTNSRLCMSSSVAGHKRAFGEDLVPVCYEDLELADLVVLVGSNTAWCHPILFQRIVKIKEARPDMKVVVIDPRYTATCEMADLHLPLSAGTDVRLFNGLLSFLAEHGATDEQFVGAHTTGFPEALGAASAGAPGGFDLAQCARACKVDPHDLLEFYRLFARTERVVTVYSQGVNQSTSGTDKVNSIINCHLLTGRIGKPGMGPFSFTGQPNAMGGREVGGLANTLAAHLELDQPEHRELVQQFWGAPVIASRPGLKAVELFEAIEQGRIKAVWIMGTNPVVSLPDGDQAKRALTRCELVVCSDIVEHTDTNAFAHVLLPALGWGEKDGTVTNSERRISRQRAFLPAPGEARADWRIICDVAQRMGYAGFEFASQQEIFDEHARLSAWRNEDSRSADATSAPPVDGGVRRAFNLAGLVGLGAEGYAAMQPVQWPVLAKHDTAASGTGRLFGDRRFSHADGKARFVATPPRAPANAPDDDYPLTLNTGRVRDQWHTMTRTGKSEKLAGHVTEAFVDMHPQDALACGVREGDLARVSSRWGAMVARVQYGGGMPRGSVFVPIHWNDQVASDARVGAVVNPSVDPVSGEPEFKHTPVRVDKFHVAWHGFSLSRQAPVLDSFTYWTRIHGAQFVRYELAGRNPLADHGDRGAWARALFRVDDSHDDWLEYEDRSAGVYRAVHLVDDRIENCVFLSARPELPAREWLASLFAKDKLDEADRIGVLLGQPIGKGADTGPTVCSCFGVGRNTICAAIREQGLKTAAEITACLKAGGNCGSCVPELKKLLVDTELARLSAA